In the genome of Brachypodium distachyon strain Bd21 chromosome 3, Brachypodium_distachyon_v3.0, whole genome shotgun sequence, the window AGAAGAGTGATAGGTATAACAGGAACTCCGGTCTTTGTAGCAACACTAAATGCGCCTCGCTGGAATAATTATAAATGTCGTTACTCCAAGGAATTGAAAGGTGAAAGCATAATaccgaaaataaaataaaatttcattGAACCAAACCTTAAATACACCTAGCTTTCCATCTTTACTTCGAGTCCCCTCCggaaagaaaaatacagaTGCTCCTTTTTTCACCAAGTCCACACACCGTTTAAGACATTCCTGAATTTACACGACATATGCTCGATCAACATGAAGTACAAAGTTGGCAAACCATATACCAGGAAGGCATTGACCAAAAGAGTTGACACTATAATGTTGAAAAATCTTTACttcttataaagatctgagttaGTGGTCGTCCGTTCACTCCATTGAGACTATTCTATAGATTGCTAGAAAATCAATATAGTtgcacacatttaatatggtAGATAAATATCACAACCTTTTCAGACTATTCTATAGATTGCTAGAAAATCAATATAATtgcacacatttaatatggtAGATAAATATCACAATCTTTTCAGATTGCTAGAATATCAACGTAATTTACCTAGAATTATTGAGATTGATGTATATTTTGATATAGTTGttatttggaaaaaaaatgaaaatataaGTGCAAAAATACATTATGCAActtatgcaaaaaaaaaaagtaaaccccgtagcaacgcacgtgcatttagctagtaGAACTACACAAATTTGGTTATCTGGCCTGGATGTATGCCTGTATATATACAACAGAATCTCATGTCACATTAGATGCCAGAGTTGTGTTAACAAACCACTTCAATGTAAATAATTACAGATAATCTAAAGACTCTTGTTCAATCACAAATTTATCTGAATGTAGGGAAAGGATAAGGTTAAGGTCATACCAGCTGGCTCCTGCTGTCCATACGCCGTAAAGGAATGACACCCAAGAGATACATCGCCCACCCAACAATTGGAAACATGAAGATACTGGTCTTGCTTATAAACTTGAAGCACCTTCCTAGCGTAAGAAGGGTATAGATATCCAAGAAGCTCTGATGATTAGCAACATAGACAGCAGGGCTACTATTTGGAGGTAGATTCTCCATTCCCTGAACTTCAAGCTTGTAGAACATGGAAATTGTCAAAGTAGCCCAAATCTTCGCAATGTAATGCTGAGCTCTCCTATGGTGTCGGTCAAATAACAGCACAGGTGGATGAACCACAACCATAGctataaacaaaaaaattgccGCAACAGCAGTCACGATGTAGAAGAAGACACCTCTGATCCTTGAAACCAGCTGCAGGTCTGGTTAAATAACTAGAAGTGAGCACAACGAAATCCAGCTCCGCATCTGACATGAATCTCTTGCATTTTGTTATTAGAAAAAATCTTTTCAGTTTGTCAATTTACATAATTTCATTTTTACCCACACAATAACTGTACCATACAGAGTCATGATTTTATAATACAGCaaatattgtactccctccatctctaggtatgtcctaagtcaaacttctctaagtactttatagaaaaatataccaaTATTTACAACACCAAATTAATTTCATTGCATCcgtcatgaaaatatgtgttCATATTGTATTCATTTAGTATCGTAAATATTGATATATTTCTAGTAAAACTTCACTAAATTTGACTTAAAACAAACCTAAACGTACAACTATgtagaaatggagggagtagtaaatagGGACTTAAATTTCATGGAACACAACGCGGGCATTGGGGCATCTCCATGGAGTACACCCATTTCCTCCccacatgtccacaatcacttggagatgcccttggCAGTCATTAAAGTTTCTGTTGGCTTAACAGCTACCAGTTCTCCCTCTGAAATTAACCTAGTTATTGTAAAGAAATCTTTCATGCAGGTAGAAACAACTATTATAAGCCAACAATCCATCAAAGTAGTTAAACCGAATGAATGGAAGTTGAAATCCTATCTTCTGGTCTATAGTGAAATGAAGGGTTGGCACAATAGTTTGATTACTGCGTCATCTGATTATCAAAAATCATCTAACTGGCAGAGTATTAGCACCAGCAACACTGCAGGTTCAAAGGAATTCGCCGTGGTCCATAAATTTCACATTTCGTCAAACTACATGCCATTGCCATCCCAATGCAATGTTGCAACCAGCACATGCTGATACTAGTACCCCAAATGAGGCAATGGCACAGCCCAGCGATTCAAGGCCGTagagaggggaggaggctAGAAACCTGGCAGCGCCTGCGAGGAATCCTCTGGCccggcggcagccgcggcgCCACCGGCGGTGACATCCGATCTCGCAACCGTCCATCGCCACCTCCCCGCCTGGAGCACCCGCGGGTCCGGGCATCGGAGCGCAACGGAcacccgccgcggccggcccTTCATACCACCGCCGACCACCTCTGCGGAAAACAGTGAACCAAACCAGATAAGATAGGAGCAGCATCGGTGGGAGGAGGTAAGCGTGGAGAGGCGGGCGCACCGTGCGCGGAGGAGGGACCAGTGGGGATGTGCGGGGCAGGAGCAAGGACCCGGGCGGCCGGTCTTAGCCAAACGAGCGCCCCCATGGACGAACTCGCAGCGCGCCTGCGTGCCCCTCTACGCCGGCGAGGTTCGGTGCGAACAGCGGGGAGCCGCGCGCCTCGGTCTCGTCAGATCAGCGAGGGTCTAGATCATTCCGAGAGACTGCGGAGCCGGCGAGGCGGTGGCGCGCACGTGAGGTGTTCGGTTTGGGGCCGAGGAGCGATGGATTCCAGAGGTGGGGATGGACAAAGCTTCcgtgggagagagagatcaggACAGGAGGCTCGTCAAAGAGTGGATAAAGGTCGCTGGAAGCGGGCGCGTCCTGACGCCAGCCCGTTGGATGCGCACGCGCAGCTCGGTGGCTAAActcggcggccggcggtggtttGTTTCGGCGGCGTTTGTAAATGACCCTTCGTACTCACTCCTTCATGAAATAAAGTAGCGTGAGCAAATTCAGTCGCTTATTTTGGGACAGAAAGAAtacttcttttgttttgtactCCCACCTACAGAAGATACCCTTTGTACTTCAGTGATTGTTTGTGTTCGTTCCGTTCAAATATATTGTATAACGTTATGTCAAATTTTGACTAACAGTTACATGTAGTATGAGGTTACACTACATTAGACTGGTCGTATGAGGTTATCATGATACAGAAATGATACCCGTTGAATTTATATTGAAAATTATTTTCTAATGGCATAACTTTCGCATTCATATGTCAAATATTATTCGTAGTTGGTCAGATTTTGGCATAGAAATATATGTTGCCAGTATATATTTCGAAGGAGAAAGTACCATATGCGAATACAAGGCTGAATCCGAAAttttcaaaaacagaaaagataCTTTGCTGCTTTGAATTAATTGGTGCACATCATAAATTACGTAAAATCCTGTATCAAGAGTTGTATCCCTCGTATCTCATTGATTATAGATGTGCATGCATAACTTGCTTCTCGTTACAATAGAAAATCTAGCTCTTCTATTGGATAAACCAACAATCCAAACTAATCACGCTCTACTcatgaggattttttttcttagttttgttttcaaaaatataataatcAGACTTAGACTTGACTTAAGCAGGAGATTTGAAAAATTATCCGTCTTCgtttgtgtttttttcaaAGGTGACTCAGAGTACTTGTGAAAAGTATATCAGTATGTTTGATAAACCAGCcttaaataaataataatactccttccgtccaacaaaagatgtctcaagtttgtcaaaatttagatgtatttagacatgacttagtgtatagatacattcaaatttagtcaaagttgagacatcctttattggacggagagagtatattcGTTTATGCAATAAATGCCctcttgtttttcattttatatGGTTAAcaatggaaaagaaaaacatcaactgtcatttttttttctataaagatTATCACAAGACAGATCAATGCCAAAGGAAGCTTACTTCGATGTTCCTAGGAATTCGACATCTTctccaaataaaaaaactcaTGCCGAATGAAGTCCGTCTGACGTTTAAAACAATACAAAACTAATTAAATATCGTTGAGACTCATAAGGGCACAAACCAAAATGGCACGGGCAATAGTACATTCTATCATAAATTTCCTCAGATTTAGTCAGGTGACCACTGATTGTGATTGGCGCTAGTACAAATtacaatctttatgaaacaaCACACGTTACATTCCCTATGATGTTATTTTACATTGAATTAAATGGGCTATGCGAACAACATGATTTGAGaggtgagaagaaaaaaaaaacacaaaaaaaggaGCGGCAACAACAGGGGACCCAAAAACAATAGCAAAAAAGAATGACACGATGGTTAGCTTCCAAGCCCACTGCAGGTCAAGCTCCACCCATCTGCAGCGTCCCcaggtgaggaggaggaacacTTGTGTATGCCTTGGCTGTAAAGAGGCCGGTCAGTCTGTACAAACGTCTCTTTGCTGTTCTATCATAGTTTGCATTTTTCGATAACTTCGGTAACAGCAGAGTGTGTTTCCTCAGT includes:
- the LOC100833910 gene encoding 1-acyl-sn-glycerol-3-phosphate acyltransferase 1, chloroplastic, with the translated sequence MGALVWLRPAARVLAPAPHIPTGPSSAHEVVGGGMKGRPRRVSVALRCPDPRVLQAGRWRWTVARSDVTAGGAAAAAGPEDSSQALPDLQLVSRIRGVFFYIVTAVAAIFLFIAMVVVHPPVLLFDRHHRRAQHYIAKIWATLTISMFYKLEVQGMENLPPNSSPAVYVANHQSFLDIYTLLTLGRCFKFISKTSIFMFPIVGWAMYLLGVIPLRRMDSRSQLECLKRCVDLVKKGASVFFFPEGTRSKDGKLGVFKRGAFSVATKTGVPVIPITLLGTGKLMPPGMEGNLNSGSVKVIIHRPLEGNDAEKLCSEARNVIADTLVQHGYGVQ